Within Acinetobacter sp. LoGeW2-3, the genomic segment CATGCTATTACACGCCGCCAAGCTCATTGTTATTGTTATCAATAAAAATACTTTCAGTTTCACCGTAGATATCTCAACCCAAAGCATGCAGATAAAATAATGCAAAACTGAGCAAATACCAAATCCAAGCGTCTGATTAATAAATTTATTTTTAAGGTGAAAAAAATCAAAAATGACAATTAAGACACATTTTAATGATTATTTTTCGAACTCACCCACATCAGGCTTCATTCGGTACAGTATTATTTATTAGGCAAAATTTATAGACGAAAAAAGACCAAAGAAGGAATCACGTACTTCTTTGGTCACTTATCTGTCAGGCTGGATCGAGCTTTTCTACTTTTACAGCAAACCAATCTCCACTACCAGCATACAGTTGATAAGTCTTAAACTTCTTAATTTTCATCAACGTACAGTTATTATTTTTATACGACAGAAGGCCTGAAAATTAAGTACCAAATACACTTGGCCCTTAAGATTCTAGTCAAGCGAATATTCATTGAATATCCCAAAATGAGGAGGTTTTACAAAAATTTTGCCTAAAATCGACCGTTCATCGGATACACCGGCCAATCCTGATGTGGCATAAAAAAGACCCGCCATTAGACAGGTCTTTTTTAAAAACAAAATACTATTTTTAATGAATGTGTGATTCGAATGCTTTCAGACGTTTGTAGATCGACATCAATTCGATAATTTTCGGCCAAGACAAAATCAAGTACTGGAAAGATTCACGTACTTTGTTAAATACGTTCAGGATCTGCATCATCAAACCTAAAGTAATCGCCCCTGCGGCAATACTCGGGAACAGTACGAACAGACCATAAATATTGTCGAGCTGCAAATACCAGATCCGCACCATATTGAAATAGGCATAATGGAAATACAGACGGAAATAGTTCCAGCGTACCCGGCTAAACAGTTCTTTTAGCGTCAGCGGTTGAGCACGTTCAGCATAATCTTCCCCATAGACCAGTTCCTTCCGGTAAGCCGCTTCAACCTTCTGATTGTTGAATTCCAGTCCTGGCAGTTTCATACCCACGATCATCAATACCACTGTACCAAAGGCTGCCCAACCCAGTGATGCCCAGACCAGTGCATGACTGATCTCACCTACAATTGGCAGTGTCTTAACGTGACTAGAAAGCTTGTATAGCACCGGTAAGAAAGCCATTAGCAACATAAAAGATTCAATAAAGGAAACACCGAGTTCTTCAGTACTGCGGGCAAAGCGCATGGTATCTTCCTGGATACGCTGTGAAGCTCCTTCAATATGACGCAGCTGTTCCCAGTAAGCCGTGTAGTAATCATTCATTGCTGTCCGCCAGCGGAATACATAATGGCTGACAAAGAACATATTAAATACCGCTAAAGTGACATAAATCATCGCGATATAAATAAAGACCAATGCACCCTGATAAAGCAAGGTCACGTCCCCACCACCACTGGTTAGCATCTTCTGGATCTGGTCATAGAACGGGCTATACCATTCATTCAGCACGACATTGACCTGAACACCAAACCAGATATTAAACAGGATAAAGGCTGAACCCCACACCGACCAGCGCTGCCATGGATGTCGCGCCACCACATACCAGAATCCGGCAAACAGCGCTGTGGCTGTCAGGAACCAGAGATAGAACCACAAGAATTTCTGCGACCAAAACCGACTGATATCAATCGCCATCGTCGCTTCATGGTAGCCTTCGCTAAAACCCACATAGCTGCCCCAACTTGAGCCACCACTATGCCAGACCGCGAGGTTGATAAAGAACCACACCACCACGCTGAGAAAAAACCAGACGGGTTTTGGAAAGAAAGACTTAAACATGTCCTTTGCATGCTCCTTATTTTTAATAGACCTCAGGTCAATTAATCATGATGAAATTTGCAGCAGTGTAAAGCAGTTCAGTGCAAGTTTTTCAGCTTGATTAAAAAATATCTGGCTAAAAACTGGTTATTTTTATCTGCTTATTCATAAGTATGAATCATTATATTTGTAGTGGACTGAATACTTATGTGATGAATCCTGTGATCAATCCTTTGTTCGTTTTAACATCAGTGAGCAAACCTGTACAGAACAGATACGATATATGGTTATTTTTTATCTTACTCTACGGAGATATGCACTAATAAAAATATTTATGCTGATTTTCATTTTGCAAAAACTACTCAAATACAAAGAAAAATTATGCTATCCTTGAATGAATAGTAAACATAAGAACCGTGGGGAGTTAAATCATGGAAAGCTCTGTAATTGAACTACTGAAGCCGATCACCCTAGAAAAAGAAAACTGTGCACCGATTATTTATGAAGAAGGTACAGTGCTAAAAGTAGTGATGCAAACACCAACCAGCCTATTGGTGACTACAGACAACCAGTTTAACTTCACTGTTGCGCTTAAAGACGAAAATGAAATCTGGAGAGAGCTGTAATTCTGTTCATTGAATGCGTGGGTTGTTGTATGTTTCACTTCCCCTCATGAATACAGATCAACACCTTCCTGAAAATTTTTATTTCAGTCCTAAAAACTGAAAGAAATAAAAAAAACCTCCCATCAAATCGGGAGGTTTTTTTATTGTCTTATGCAAATGCAAATCTTAAAGTTTAATAGGCCAGCTGTAGCAGGAAACGGAAAAAGCCAGCAATGATCGCCATCGTGAGAAAACCCGCCAGCCATAACACAATAAACCATCCAGCCCGATTCAGTTTCATCCTGTTTCCTCCTCCAGCTTAATGATAGCCGTCGTCACCCACCCGCACCTTGTCGCGGAACACCCAATAAGAAATACCCGTATAGAACAGGATAATAGGTATCAAAATCAGCGCGCCGATCAGCGCAAACAACTGACTGCTTTGCGGTGCAGCCGCTTCCCAAAGGGTAACGCTTGGTGGAATGATATAAGGCCACAGACTGATCAGGAATCCTGTATAAGCCAGAATCACCAATGCCAAGGTATAAATAAATGGCGCAAATTCCTGACGGCGTTTACAAGCACGTAGCGCCATAAAGGTAAATAACAACACCAGAATTGGCACAGGACTAAAATAGAAAATCTGAGGCTGACTAAACCAACGTTCGGCAATCTGTTGATGTGCCAATGGCGTATATAGACTGACTGCCCCGAAGATCACGAGCAAAGCAATGATCAGTTTTGGCATTAACTGGAACATCTTGTCTTGCAGTTCATGGTCGGTTTTGAAGATCAGCCAGCCACAGCCCAAGGTTGCATATAAGGCCACGACCCCTACCCCGGTAAATAGCGAAAATGGCGTGAGCCAGTCCAATCCACCACCGCTATAAATGCCATTGGTGGTTTTAATCCCCTGAATATAGGCACCCAAGATTACACCTTGCAAAAAGGAGGTCAGAATCGAACCGCCAATAAAAGCAATGTCCCACCAGTGCTTACCCCGATGTGCCTTAAAGCGAAACTCAAACGCGACACCACGGAAGATCAGCGAAATTACCATCAAGATGATTGGGATATACAGAGCAGAAAGCACGGTCGAATACACCAATGGAAAAGCTGCAAATAGCCCCGCACCTCCCAGTACCATCCAGGTTTCATTACCATCCCAGACTGGTGCCACGGTATTCATCATTACATCCCGTTCATGCTGATCCTTGAAGAAAGGAAACAGAATCCCGATACCCAAATCAAAACCATCCAGTACCACATACATCAGTACGCCGAGAGCAATGATCGCAATCCAGATCAATGACAGGTCAATCATTTGTTATTCTCCTGATCACGTTGAGCACGGTCATCTTCTTCATTTTGCTCAAAGGTACTCATTGGACGCTTAGAGGCACGGATGACTTCACCATCTGTATGTGGACTGGCATGGATAAATTCTGGTCCCTTATGCATCATTTTCAGCATGTAATAAATGCCCACACCAAAAACCACACAGTAGACCAGTACAAAGATAATCAGGGTCAAACCCACCTGCTCTGCTGAAACCGGGGACAAGGCATCCCGGGTACGCATAACGCCATAGACTACCCACGGCTGACGGCCAACTTCAGTGGTAAACCAGCCAGCCAACAAAGCAATGAAACCGGAGGGTCCCATAATAAAAGCAAAACGATGTAACCACGATGCTTCATAGAAACCACCGGCCTTACGCAGGATCAAGCCAGCAAATGCCAGCAACAGCATTAGCATGCCCAGACCCACCATGATGCGGAAACTCCAGAACACAATTAAGGAGTTCGGCCGGTCTTCCGGTGCAAAGTCTTTCAAACCCGGTACCTCTCCATCCCAGCTATGGGTCAGAATCAGACTACCCAGTTTCGGAATGCCAACAGCATATTTGGTTTCTTCAGCTTCCATATCTGGTATTCCGAACAGATACAGCGGCATACTCTCACCACGGTTGGTTTCCCAGTGCCCTTCAATCGCAGCGATTTTGGCAGGTTGATGTTTACTCGTATTCAATCCATGAAAGTCACCCACAACCACCTGTAACGGTGCCAGAACCAGAATCATCCACATCGCCATGGAAAAGGATGTTTTGACCAATGCATCCCGACGACCTTTGAGCAGATGCCAGGCGGCTGTCGCTGCTACCAGCAGTGCTGAAACCAGAAAAGCTGCGATCCCCATGTGAACCAGGCGATATGGGAAAGACGGGTTAAACACGATCGCCAGCCAATCCTGTGGAACAATAAGACCATTCTCAATAGCAAAGCCCTGTGGCGTCTGCATCCAGCTGTTGGAGGACAGAATCCAGAACATGGAAATACAGGTGCCAAGGGCAACCATCACCGTTGCAAAGAAATGGGTTTTCGGTCCGACCCGGTCCCAGCCAAATAGCATGATGCCGAGGAAACCGGCTTCCAGAAAGAAAGCACTCAACACTTCATAAGCCAGCAGCGGTCCGGTGACACTACCAGCCACCCGGGAAAATTCACTCCAGTTGGTGCCGAACTGATAGCTCATCACCACACCAGAGACCACTCCCATACCAAAGGCCAGCGCGAAAATCTTGATCCAGAACTTAAATAGGTCACGATAAACTGGGTCATTAGTTTTTAACCAGCGCCATTCCAGTACCGCTAAAAAACTGGCCAGACCAATGGAAATCGCCGGGAAAATAATATGGAACGAGACGGTAAAAGCAAATTGAATA encodes:
- the sbmA gene encoding peptide antibiotic transporter SbmA, translating into MFKSFFPKPVWFFLSVVVWFFINLAVWHSGGSSWGSYVGFSEGYHEATMAIDISRFWSQKFLWFYLWFLTATALFAGFWYVVARHPWQRWSVWGSAFILFNIWFGVQVNVVLNEWYSPFYDQIQKMLTSGGGDVTLLYQGALVFIYIAMIYVTLAVFNMFFVSHYVFRWRTAMNDYYTAYWEQLRHIEGASQRIQEDTMRFARSTEELGVSFIESFMLLMAFLPVLYKLSSHVKTLPIVGEISHALVWASLGWAAFGTVVLMIVGMKLPGLEFNNQKVEAAYRKELVYGEDYAERAQPLTLKELFSRVRWNYFRLYFHYAYFNMVRIWYLQLDNIYGLFVLFPSIAAGAITLGLMMQILNVFNKVRESFQYLILSWPKIIELMSIYKRLKAFESHIH
- a CDS encoding DUF2474 domain-containing protein; the encoded protein is MKLNRAGWFIVLWLAGFLTMAIIAGFFRFLLQLAY
- the cydB gene encoding cytochrome d ubiquinol oxidase subunit II codes for the protein MIDLSLIWIAIIALGVLMYVVLDGFDLGIGILFPFFKDQHERDVMMNTVAPVWDGNETWMVLGGAGLFAAFPLVYSTVLSALYIPIILMVISLIFRGVAFEFRFKAHRGKHWWDIAFIGGSILTSFLQGVILGAYIQGIKTTNGIYSGGGLDWLTPFSLFTGVGVVALYATLGCGWLIFKTDHELQDKMFQLMPKLIIALLVIFGAVSLYTPLAHQQIAERWFSQPQIFYFSPVPILVLLFTFMALRACKRRQEFAPFIYTLALVILAYTGFLISLWPYIIPPSVTLWEAAAPQSSQLFALIGALILIPIILFYTGISYWVFRDKVRVGDDGYH
- a CDS encoding cytochrome ubiquinol oxidase subunit I is translated as MDLGLTALELARIQFAFTVSFHIIFPAISIGLASFLAVLEWRWLKTNDPVYRDLFKFWIKIFALAFGMGVVSGVVMSYQFGTNWSEFSRVAGSVTGPLLAYEVLSAFFLEAGFLGIMLFGWDRVGPKTHFFATVMVALGTCISMFWILSSNSWMQTPQGFAIENGLIVPQDWLAIVFNPSFPYRLVHMGIAAFLVSALLVAATAAWHLLKGRRDALVKTSFSMAMWMILVLAPLQVVVGDFHGLNTSKHQPAKIAAIEGHWETNRGESMPLYLFGIPDMEAEETKYAVGIPKLGSLILTHSWDGEVPGLKDFAPEDRPNSLIVFWSFRIMVGLGMLMLLLAFAGLILRKAGGFYEASWLHRFAFIMGPSGFIALLAGWFTTEVGRQPWVVYGVMRTRDALSPVSAEQVGLTLIIFVLVYCVVFGVGIYYMLKMMHKGPEFIHASPHTDGEVIRASKRPMSTFEQNEEDDRAQRDQENNK